A DNA window from Vigna angularis cultivar LongXiaoDou No.4 chromosome 1, ASM1680809v1, whole genome shotgun sequence contains the following coding sequences:
- the LOC108337898 gene encoding serine/threonine/tyrosine-protein kinase HT1 isoform X2 produces the protein MNFGRASMGGSCFHALRLRRFKSKPLPEPSSSSRARLDSDLENMERRRFDSLESWSMILDSENVETWEASKEDQEEWTADLSQLFIGNKFASGAHSRIYRGIYKQRAVAVKMVRIPTQDEERRGLLEQQFKSEVALLSRLFHPNIVQFIAACKKPPVYCIITEYMSQGTLRMYLNKKEPYSLSTETILRLALDISRGMEYLHSQGVIHRDLKSNNLLLNDEMRVKVADFGTSCLETRCRETKGNMGTYRWMAPEMIKEKPYTRKVDVYSFGIVLWELTTALLPFQGMTPVQAAFAVAEKNERPPLPASCQPALAHLIKRCWSANPSKRPDFSDIVCTLEKYDECVKEGLPLTHHSGLVSKNIIIERLKGCVSMSSSIPVQA, from the exons ATGAACTTTGGCAGAGCATCAATGGGAGGCTCATGTTTCCATGCGCTTCGTTTGAGGAGGTTCAAGAGTAAGCCTCTGCCAGAACCCTCTTCTTCTTCGAGGGCACGGTTGGATTCTGACTTGGAGAACATGGAGAGAAGAAGGTTTGACAGCTTGGAATCATGGTCCATGATATTGGACTCTGAGAATGTGGAGACATGGGAAGCATCAAAGGAGGATCAAGAAGAATGGACTGCTGATCTTTCCCAACTTTTCATAGGTAACAAGTTTGCTTCCGGTGCTCACAGTAGGATTTACCGTGGAATTTACAAGCAGAGAGCTGTGGCTGTAAAAATGGTGAGGATTCCCACACAGGACGAGGAGAGAAGAGGCTTGCTCGAACAGCAATTCAAGTCAGAAGTTGCTTTACTTTCACGTCTCTTTCACCCTAACATAGTGCAG TTTATTGCAGCTTGTAAAAAACCGCCAGTGTACTGTATCATAACAGAATACATGTCACAAGGAACTCTGAGGATGTATCTAAACAAGAAAGAACCATACTCTCTTTCCACAGAAACCATACTACGGTTAGCTCTTGACATATCAAGGGGCATGGAGTACCTTCATTCGCAAGGTGTGATCCACAGAGACCTAAAGTCAAATAACTTGCTTCTCAACGATGAGATGAGGGTTAAGGTGGCAGACTTTGGAACATCGTGTCTCGAAACACGATGTCGGGAGACCAAGGGAAACATGGGAACATATCGTTGGATGGCCCCTGAGATGATTAAGGAAAAACCGTACACTCGTAAAGTTGATGTCTACAGCTTTGGAATTGTGCTCTGGGAGCTCACCACTGCTCTACTTCCATTCCAGGGAATGACCCCTGTTCAAGCTGCTTTTGCTGTTGCTGAGAAG AACGAAAGGCCTCCACTTCCTGCTAGTTGCCAACCAGCGCTTGCCCATCTGATAAAACGTTGTTGGTCAGCGAACCCTTCAAAGAGGCCAGATTTCAGTGACATTGTGTGCACTCTGGAGAAGTACGATGAGTGCGTGAAGGAGGGTCTTCCTCTGACTCATCATTCAGGCCTTGTCAGCAAAAACATCATCATCGAACGCTTAAAAGGTTGCGTCTCTATGAGCTCTTCCATACCTGTACAGGCTTGA
- the LOC108337898 gene encoding serine/threonine/tyrosine-protein kinase HT1 isoform X1, protein MNFGRASMGGSCFHALRLRRFKSKPLPEPSSSSRARLDSDLENMERRRFDSLESWSMILDSENVETWEASKEDQEEWTADLSQLFIGNKFASGAHSRIYRGIYKQRAVAVKMVRIPTQDEERRGLLEQQFKSEVALLSRLFHPNIVQFIAACKKPPVYCIITEYMSQGTLRMYLNKKEPYSLSTETILRLALDISRGMEYLHSQGVIHRDLKSNNLLLNDEMRVKVADFGTSCLETRCRETKGNMGTYRWMAPEMIKEKPYTRKVDVYSFGIVLWELTTALLPFQGMTPVQAAFAVAEKQNERPPLPASCQPALAHLIKRCWSANPSKRPDFSDIVCTLEKYDECVKEGLPLTHHSGLVSKNIIIERLKGCVSMSSSIPVQA, encoded by the exons ATGAACTTTGGCAGAGCATCAATGGGAGGCTCATGTTTCCATGCGCTTCGTTTGAGGAGGTTCAAGAGTAAGCCTCTGCCAGAACCCTCTTCTTCTTCGAGGGCACGGTTGGATTCTGACTTGGAGAACATGGAGAGAAGAAGGTTTGACAGCTTGGAATCATGGTCCATGATATTGGACTCTGAGAATGTGGAGACATGGGAAGCATCAAAGGAGGATCAAGAAGAATGGACTGCTGATCTTTCCCAACTTTTCATAGGTAACAAGTTTGCTTCCGGTGCTCACAGTAGGATTTACCGTGGAATTTACAAGCAGAGAGCTGTGGCTGTAAAAATGGTGAGGATTCCCACACAGGACGAGGAGAGAAGAGGCTTGCTCGAACAGCAATTCAAGTCAGAAGTTGCTTTACTTTCACGTCTCTTTCACCCTAACATAGTGCAG TTTATTGCAGCTTGTAAAAAACCGCCAGTGTACTGTATCATAACAGAATACATGTCACAAGGAACTCTGAGGATGTATCTAAACAAGAAAGAACCATACTCTCTTTCCACAGAAACCATACTACGGTTAGCTCTTGACATATCAAGGGGCATGGAGTACCTTCATTCGCAAGGTGTGATCCACAGAGACCTAAAGTCAAATAACTTGCTTCTCAACGATGAGATGAGGGTTAAGGTGGCAGACTTTGGAACATCGTGTCTCGAAACACGATGTCGGGAGACCAAGGGAAACATGGGAACATATCGTTGGATGGCCCCTGAGATGATTAAGGAAAAACCGTACACTCGTAAAGTTGATGTCTACAGCTTTGGAATTGTGCTCTGGGAGCTCACCACTGCTCTACTTCCATTCCAGGGAATGACCCCTGTTCAAGCTGCTTTTGCTGTTGCTGAGAAG CAGAACGAAAGGCCTCCACTTCCTGCTAGTTGCCAACCAGCGCTTGCCCATCTGATAAAACGTTGTTGGTCAGCGAACCCTTCAAAGAGGCCAGATTTCAGTGACATTGTGTGCACTCTGGAGAAGTACGATGAGTGCGTGAAGGAGGGTCTTCCTCTGACTCATCATTCAGGCCTTGTCAGCAAAAACATCATCATCGAACGCTTAAAAGGTTGCGTCTCTATGAGCTCTTCCATACCTGTACAGGCTTGA
- the LOC108337245 gene encoding uncharacterized protein LOC108337245 has protein sequence MKKLYRKGTVHPSPSSSPPPPTISDHLSFLPSAILTLTLSLSPEDREVLAYLLSCSSSSSNNNHFSYNNHHHHRRNPKVVVDGDHPPLFNCSCFRCYMSYWVRWNSSPNHQLIHEIIDAFEDSLTHTAKLSRKDKRNKRGSKAKPPELTRSEFHSSPAEALPEGSGSGGGAGGEVEVCEGVDGGEGEEKGSVRRFVSFIGERIWGAWGP, from the coding sequence ATGAAGAAGCTCTACCGTAAAGGAACCGTCCACCCCTCCCCCTCTTCCTCTCCGCCGCCGCCAACCATCTCCGACCACCTCTCCTTCCTCCCCTCCGCCATCCTCACCCTCACTCTCTCCCTCTCCCCGGAGGACCGAGAAGTTCTCGCTTACCTCCTCTCttgctcctcctcctcctccaacAACAACCACTTCTCCTAcaacaaccaccaccaccaccgcaGGAACCCTAAGGTGGTCGTGGATGGCGATCATCCTCCTCTCTTTAACTGTTCCTGCTTCCGCTGCTACATGAGCTACTGGGTGCGCTGGAACTCCTCTCCTAACCACCAACTCATCCACGAAATCATCGACGCCTTCGAAGACTCTCTCACCCACACGGCGAAACTCTCCAGAAAGGATAAAAGAAACAAGAGGGGCTCCAAAGCCAAGCCTCCCGAGTTGACTCGCTCCGAGTTTCACTCTTCGCCGGCCGAAGCGCTCCCCGAGGGGAGCGGTAGTGGAGGAGGTGCCGGCGGAGAGGTTGAAGTCTGTGAAGGCGTTGACGGTGGTGAAGGTGAGGAGAAAGGGTCGGTGAGAAGGTTTGTTAGTTTCATCGGAGAAAGGATTTGGGGTGCTTGGGGTCCCTGA